In Dromaius novaehollandiae isolate bDroNov1 chromosome 16, bDroNov1.hap1, whole genome shotgun sequence, one genomic interval encodes:
- the RBM38 gene encoding RNA-binding protein 38, translating into MHTVQKDTTFTKIFVGGLPYHTTDSSLRKYFEVFGDIEEAVVITDRQTGKSRGYGFVTMADRAAAERACKDPNPIIDGRKANVNLAYLGAKPRSIQTGFTIGVQQLHPAFIQRPFGLTPHYVYPQAIIQPSVVIPTPVQSITSPYIDYTTASQAYSQYTTAAYDQYPYAASPAAGFVGYGYTGAVQPPLTASNPAAPATAFVQYQPQQLQPDRMQ; encoded by the exons ATGCACACGGTGCAGAAGGACACCACCTTCACCAAGATCTTCGTCGGGGGGCTGCCCTACCACACCACGGACTCCTCCCTCAGGAAGTACTTCGAGGTCTTCGGGGACATCGAGGAGGCGGTGGTGATCACCGACCGGCAGACCGGCAAATCCCGGGGATATGGTTTT GTGACCATGGCAGACCGAGCTGCAGCTGAGAGAGCGTGCAAAGACCCCAACCCCATCATTGATGGCAGGAAAGCAAATGTGAACCTGGCATATTTGGGAGCAAAACCAAGGAGTATTCAAACTG GTTTTACCATAGGTGTGCAGCAGCTACATCCAGCCTTTATTCAGAGACCCTTTGG ACTCACGCCTCACTATGTTTACCCTCAAGCTATCATTCAGCCCAGCGTGGTGATCCCTACCCCCGTGCAGTCTATCACGTCTCCCTACATTGACTACACCACCGCGAGCCAAGCCTATTCCCAGTACACCACCGCTGCCTACGACCAGTACCCCTACGCTGCCTCTCCCGCTGCTGGCTTTGTGGGATACGGCTACACGGGCGCAGTCCAGCCCCCCCTCACCGCCAGCAACCCGGCGGCGCCCGCCACGGCGTTCGTTCAGTACCAGCCCCAACAGCTGCAACCCGACCGCATGCAGTAA